TCGTTACAAGGAGTACAGGTATGATGACTCTGTTGTGTTTGTGCTTCTTCTCTTGTTTAGATGGTGATGTTTCTTGAATCTAGGTTCAGggtttagttttagggtttaggggttcAAAATGTTCAAGCTGAATCACTAGTGTTTGGTATTTTATAAGCAGTTTGTGTGATCCAAGTCTTATGTTTTGGTTGAACtattatgatttgattttgagacTATACTGATATCTATGTGTTACCTTCTGGTATCTGGTGGCAGGTTTTGTCTATCTGTGAACGTGGTTGCTTTTATTTATGCTAGTTTCCAAGCATGTGACTTAGCGTACCATCTTGTCAAAGAGAAGCACTTGATCAGCCACCACCTTCGACCTCTGTTTGAGTTCATCATAGATCAGGCAAGTCATTAGCTTACTATCACTCACCATTCTAAAGAGCCTTATCTTGTACTCTCTCTATGGTATTCCTTTGTTACTTTCCTTCTTGTATAATCAACTTGGTTGCATTTCGGTGATGAGAAGACTTGGTTATAGATAAGTCCTGATACTTTGACTAGCACTTTCAGCTGGTATGACCTTGTCTCCTGTGAGTCAAAGAAAAACACTTTTTGGTTAAAGTCCAATACTGTTACACTCATACAACTTAGAGTTGAGAAAAACATGAGTGAAAGTGTCTGCCATATTTGTTTGACCAGACTACTCTCTTCATTACATAATTGAAATCTCTAAAGGTTATTTTTGAATAATCGCAAGCTCTCTTAAGTCTACTGCAAAACATTTCAAAACCTTACATAAACGCAGATCGAATTATGAATATGAAAGGTTTGTTCTGAAGAGctttttttgtgttgtgctATTAGGTACTTGCATATCTGCTTATGTCTGCATCAACAGCAGCAGTGACTCGCGTAGATGATTGGGTTTCAAACTGGGGAAAAGACCAATTCACTGAGATGGCGAGTGCCTCGATTGCTATGTCCTTCTTAGCCTTCCTTGCCTTTGCTTTCAGTTCCCTCATTTCAGGTTATAACCTCTTTAACCAAGACCCTCTCTGATCCTCCAACTTCTTTTTGTATAGCTGTCCACACTCCCTTGTGTgaatgtataataataataaaaagatcaaTATATATCTTAGCATTGTAATTATTgttataatattattgaatttttgTAGACTAAACGTTTCCAAAAACTTTGTAATCTTTGAGGTTAGGCATAAaacctttttgttgttgttgttgttgtcaaaggTTACTAAAACCTGAACATATCTTAGCCAACTAATCAAAGACCAGAGCACAATGTTCTCGATTGTATATGTCATGAGACCTCAAGAAGGGCACAATgtcgaataaaataaaatgtaattttcaaGGGTTTGGTTGTGATTTGTGAACGGGTAAAGGGTTGTTTAGTCATTTTCTGTTTTGGACTCTCCGACTTCTCCTCGCCTGGAAAACATCAATCGTCGCCgaacaataaagaaaaagttttgtGCTTTGCTTCGTTTCTGATGAGGGGTTTTTaaatagagagatagagagactCAATTCTCAGTTTGAGACAAAGCTAGGGTTTTTAGTTTTCTCACACCAAAGTTTCGATCTTTTGTTCACCGATCAAGAATGGTTGCTACGAAGAGATTTGGTGATCATAGCAACTCAAGCTCGGATGACTCGAAACGTGCCGATGACGTCGAGGCGACGCACAGGACGAGAAAGCAActgaagacgacgacgacaacAACTACATTGAAACCTTCCTCTGCTTCAAAGATGAATTGGTCTAAAAACGATGAGCTTGTCATTCTCGGGGTTAGTAAACTCTCCTCTGTTGGCTCAGGTTGTGTCTACTActttatattcttcttttattttactgttgtgtgtgtgtgtgaaatagGGTATAGTGGACTATGAAATGGAAACGAAATCGAGCTACATATCCGACTGGGCTGCCTTGTACCGTTATATAAAAGATAATGTAGAAGCGAAGTTTTCGAAGCAGTTCATTGATAAGGTCAAGAGGTTGAAGagaaagtttatatataatcagGGGAGATCTAACGATGGGAAAGATGTTTCTTTTActgatactgatgatgatgaaatcttCAAATTGTCAATGATGATTTGGGCCAAAAGTGAAACAGAACATGTTGTTTCTAATGAGGATATGGACCAAGCTAAGGTGAGTATGTGTTCGTTCTGTTTCTACCACCAATCTCCTTTGCTACTATCTCAGAAAATAAAGTTGTGTTACTAATGTGTAATGACTTTTAATGATCTTGTTCTGAATAAGGATGTTCCTTCTGGGGAGCAAGAGAATGTGCCTTGTGCGGAGCAAGAGCGGGTGAGTGTAGAAATTGATAATGGTGAGAAAGAGAAATTGGACCAAGCCAAGGTGAGTGTGTTTGTTCTGTTTCTACCAACAACCTCAAAACTTGTATTTTACTAATGCTTAATGAATTATTGAtcttggtttcttgttttgagTAAGGACGTGCCTTG
The sequence above is drawn from the Camelina sativa cultivar DH55 chromosome 4, Cs, whole genome shotgun sequence genome and encodes:
- the LOC104782049 gene encoding GLABROUS1 enhancer-binding protein-like 3, with amino-acid sequence MVATKRFGDHSNSSSDDSKRADDVEATHRTRKQLKTTTTTTTLKPSSASKMNWSKNDELVILGGIVDYEMETKSSYISDWAALYRYIKDNVEAKFSKQFIDKVKRLKRKFIYNQGRSNDGKDVSFTDTDDDEIFKLSMMIWAKSETEHVVSNEDMDQAKDVPSGEQENVPCAEQERVSVEIDNGEKEKLDQAKDVPCAEQEDKDVPCAEQEDKDVPCAEQEDKDVPCAEQEQVSNEIDDNGEQEMIEEDGVDELGVMEDTLESVISFQSLAKNGEKDKSEEDGVGELGVLLEILEADTFYQNCSKYQQKLLRQNLENVGAERRKELIDEWKALLVQEMKLSIKKFNFMAKFANAGVGVSP